The following is a genomic window from Psychrobacter immobilis.
GTGAAAATGATTGTTTTGACATAATAATGACTTATCTGCTCGATATAATGACAGTGATGGTTATAAGCTAAGAAAGTATTTTGGTGCCTATTTTAAGATTTGGTGTCTGTTTAAAAAGGAGTGACCGAAATACTTTCTAGGACAATTTAGTAAGTATACATGCCGAGATACCAGTTGACGATATCTGAGCCATATAATAAAGCAACAATACCAGCGATAGCGATATAAGGACCAAAGGCAAACGGCTTGCTTTCACCCTGCTTCTTCATCAAAATAATCCCAACAATTGAGCCTAATAGAGAAGACAATAAAATAATCAATGGCAACATCATGGGCCCAAGCCAAGCACCTAATACTGCCAATAATTTGAAATCTCCCTGCCCCATACCATGCTTTTTAGTGATTAGATAAAATATCTTAACCACTATCCACAATGACAAAAACCCTAGCAATAAGCCCCAAATTGACTGGGTAGGTGAGACAAACCAGCCTTGTGAATTCACTGCTAATCCTAAACCCGCTAATGGAAAGGTCAAGCGATCAGGCAGTAATTGGGTATCAAAATCAATACCGGTTAATGCAACCAGCGTCCATACCAAAATCAGGGCTGACAAGCCAGCTGCAGTTACGTCAAACTGATAAATCACTAACATTGATAGTAGGGCTGTTGCTAGCTCAACCAGTGGATAACGCAGTCCAATCGCTGCTTTACATTCTGAGCAACGGCCACGTAGTATTAACCAGCTAATTAACGGTATGTTTTCGTACCACTTTATTTTGTGGGCGCAATGAGGGCAGCGTGAGGCTGGTCGACTCAAAGTAATCGGCTGGTCAGCCGCTACGATATTTGTTAGGGGCAGAGTGTGTCCGCGAGGCATATCTGCTTGTTCTGACATAAACTGGCTGCACTCTTGTCGCCAGCTATAAACCATCATCAGCGGAATACGGTGAATCACCACATTTAAAAAACTGCCAACGCAAAGACCTAGCAGGCCGAATATGCCTAAAGCGATAGGCATATTGTCTTGTAATAACTCTATAAATTGCATGAACAAGCTGTCCTTTAAATAGCTTTTAGCCTACTACTGAGCCCATTTGGAATATTGGTAAATACATGGCAATCACCAAGCCGCCAACTAATACACCGAGCACCGCCATGATTAAAGGTTCCATTAAGCTGGTCAATCCATCAACGGCGTTGTCTACTTCATTTTCATAATAGACAGCAACTTTATCTAACATCTCTTCCAAACTACCGGATTCTTCACCGATACCGACCATTTGAATGGCTAAACTTGGGAAAAGGTTGGTTGAGCGTATCGAAAACTGTAGCTGTTGACCAGTAGAAACATCATTTTTGATTTGCTGAATAGCGTTATAAAATACGACATTATTTGCCGCACCAGCAGTAGATTCAAGAGCGTCAATAAGCGGCACGCCCGCAGCAAAGGTAGTCGATAGTGTGCGGGAAAAACGGGCAATAACCGCTTGATAAGCGATATTTCCAAATATTGGTGCTTTTAATACTGCACGGTCTAAAAAATCACGGAATTTTTTAGACCGTTTTTTGGCCTCCGAAAAACCAATAATGGCACCACCAATAATAACAACTAGAATGAACCACCATACCTGCATCCACTCAGACATATTAACAACCATTTGGGTAAATGCAGGTAAATCTGCACCAAATGAGCCAAATAATTCTGAAAATACCGGCACGACCTTTATTAGCAAAATCATAGTCACAATAATAGCGACAACGACAACCGCGATAGGGTACTTCATTGCTTTTTTAATTTTGGCTTTAAGTAATTCACTTTTTTCTTTATAGGTAGCAACACGTTCAAGCATGGTTTCCAGTGCACCAGACTGCTCACCAGAATCGACAAGTGAACAAAACAGGTCGTCAAAATAACGGGGATGCTTACGCAATGCTGAAGCAAAAGTCCCACCCGCTTCAATGTCATATTTTATTTGTAATACCAAGTCTTTCATACTTGGATTGTCAAGTGAGTCAGCAACAATCTCAAAGGATTGAGTCAATGGCACACCCGCTTTCATCATAGTCGCTAATTGACGGGCAAAAATGGCAATATCGATAGGTTTGATGGATTTTTTGAAAGTGTAAAGTGGCTTTGGTTTTTTCTTGATACCTTTAACGCTGATACCTTGTTTGCGTAAAGTTGCTTTTGCTAACTCTAAACTACGGCTGGTGGTCTCTCCCTTCACTTTTTGTCCGCGTCGATTCACCCCATCATAGACAAAGTCTAACAGCACGTCGGTCTTCGCTTTTGCCATGTTACTACCCTCAAAATATTGTCTAATATAGATCTTGCAAAGATGTACAACGATGCCTGACTCATTACATAAAAGAGGCATACTTTATTTTAACGTAAAAAACCAGTATAACTCTGTTTTATATTTAAGTATATCTGGTAGAGATTATTGCTGATTTATAAAAGTCCGTACGATTACCACCCATCATATAAGTCCTCATATAAATAATGGCATTACTCATATAAGGACAGTTTTGAATGTCCAAATACCCTTTTATCAGTGCATTACTAAAAGCTATTTTTTCGACAATTCAAGATTAAAAAGTAGTTGGTTTAGTCACTTCAAACGTTCCTCTTTAGTGATCAGCAGTGTCTGTATTTTTGTGCGTATGCAACATACGCATAGCCAGTATTCTTATTCAGAAGTGACGCGCATCATTTCTTGAATACTGGTTACGCCTTGTAAGACTTTTAAAATCCCAGAGCGACGCAGGTCTCGGAAGCCATTTTTAAGTGCAGCGTCTTTTATATCTATCGCGTTACCGTCTTCCATAATGATGCGTGAGATATCAGGGCTGACTTTCATAACTTCGTAGATACCGACTCGTCCTTTATAACCTTCACGGCATTCATTACAACCTACTGGCTCGTGAATGATATTGTCTGGATTGTCCAAATCAGCGTCTGTAAAGCCGAGCTCAAGCAGACTTTGCTTAGGGATGTTAATAGGTTTTTTGCAGTTTTTACACAAACGTCGTGCTAAGCGCTGGGCGATAACCAAGTTTACTGAAGTCGCGATATTAAAGGAGGCCACACCCATGTTCCGCAGCCGCGTCAGTGTTTCAGGTGCTGAGTTGGTATGTAGGGTTGAGAGCACCATGTGCCCTGTTTGCGCTGCTTTAATTGCAATTTCAGCAGTCTCAAGGTCACGAATCTCACCGACCATGACAATATCAGGATCTTGTCGTAAAAAAGATTTGAGGGCATTTGCGAAAGTTAGACCCACTTTTGGATTGACGTTGACTTGATTGATCCCCTCCAAGTTAATCTCCACTGGATCTTCAGCAGTGGATATGTTGGTCGCGCCAGTATTTAAAATATTAATACCAGTATAAAGCGACACGGTCTTACCAGAACCAGTTGGTCCCGTGATAAGCAACATACCTTGTGGTTTATGCAGTGCCTCTAAAAACATATCTTTCTGATCAGGTTCATAGCCGAGCGCTTCAATACCCAACATCGCTGAAGAAGGATCCAAAATACGAAGTACAAGTTTTTCGCCAAATAGGGTAGGCAGACAGCTTACTCGAAAGTCGATGGCTTTATCTTTAGATATCTTGAGCTTGATACGTCCATCTTGTGGCACACGGCGCTCTGAAATATCCATCTGCGACATGACTTTTAAACGGGCTGCAATTTTCCCAGCCAGTTGTACGGGTGGATTGGCCATTTTTTGCATCACACCATCGACACGAAAGCGAACGCGATAGGTTTTTTCATAGGGTTCAAAGTGCAAGTCAGAGGCACCCATACGAATGGCATCAACCAGCATTTTATTAACAAATTTTACAACGGGTGCTTCCTCGACACCATCACTAAGCTTGGTCTCGCCTTCCTCTTCTTCACCTTCATCAAAGCCAACATTTAAATCGCTATCAGAGAAGCTATCAAAATTTTGCATGGCATCAGCGTAAAGACTCTCAATACGCTTTTTTAACTTGTCTTCTTCGACGACAATAGTTTCAATAGACAGCCGTGAATTAAAAGCAATAGCGTCAATTGCATCCACACGAGTTGGATCACTTAATGCGACGAATAAACGCTGTCCTCGTTTGAATAATGGCAACGCATTAAATTTACGAATGATTTTTTCATCTACTAAGTCTTTTGGAATGACATCAACATGTAAAGCATCAAGATCGAAAAGAGGATCGCCAAACGCTTGTGACAACATCTGCGCAAGATGATAAGCATCTGCTAATTTATTGTCGACTAGGTAGGGCACTAGTCCTACTTGTTGCTGTTGCGATTCGGTCTGCGCGATTTTCATATTCGCTTCGCTGACGATACCTTCGCTGATTAGCTGGTGCGCTAAACCACCATACTTGCTCGTGGTGATAGACATTACGACTTCTCCTTAATATCCAATATGCTATATATTTGTCTGAAATCCATATACTTCTGAGAGCCACTTACTATTATAATTTTTAACAAATACCTGCTATAAGTCATTGTTAGCCTTTAGGCCATCATGAATAACAGTCAATGCAGAGATGCTCTTATGAGATTTAGCAGAGAAACCGTTTTAATAGTGTAGTTCATCAGTAGCTTAGTTGTTAGATTCTTGATAATAGTCTGTTATATATAGACACAATACTATAAAACATTACTTTAGTTTAAAGATTTTATATGGACGATTGAGTGCTTGACCCAAAAAATCATAGCTTGAGACAATGTCTAGGGCGTGTCTTCAATTCAATAGACTATTTTCTAAATAAGCTAAATTTTGCCAAACATCGTCAAATAGCTTATCAATATCTCGATAATATTTGCGCTACTTTCCTTGTTTGACAGTAATTTATCTCATTTTTATCATTATTTTTTAGAGTGAGGACACGCCCTAGTAAATATTTGCATTGACTGTCTGTTTTTCTGCTGGCGGCAGCATACTATAGCACTTGGGAATTATTTGTTATACTGGCGCGCATATTAGCCAAATTGGCAAGAATAGATGAAACAAGGTAGATGAGTATGCAAGCTTGGGTAATTGGTAATTGGAAACAAAATCCAGCAACGAGTCACGACGTCGATTTATTGTTGAATAATTTGTTGACTACGATTGATGCTAAAGAGCAAGCCGACACAGAACGGTCAAATAGTCGCTGTCAGTTGATGGTGGCACCAAGCTGTATTCATCTGGCAGCTGTCAGTGCGCGTTTAGCTGGTAGTTCGATATTGAGTGCAGCGCAGGACGTCAGTGCGCATAGTGCCAGTGTTGGCGCTTATACGGGTGATTGCTCAGCACAGCAAATAGCAGACGCTGGGGCAACTTGGACGATACTGGGTCATTCTGAGCGTCGCCAGTATCATAGCGAGTCTCACGATACGTTATTGCAGAAAGTGACTCACGCACTCACCCAAGGTTTGGGCGTGGTATTTTGTATTGGTGAAACTCAGGCTCAATATGATGATAAGCAAACCCTTGACGTAATTGACACTCAGTTATCAGTAATAAAAGAAGTAATTACTACCCAACCAGATCTCATATCATCACTATCTGATCGACTGATCATTGCTTATGAGCCAGTGTGGGCGATTGGTACTGGCAAAGTCCCAACCGTGAGCGAAGTCAGTCAAACGCATCAGCATATTAAGCAAACCATCACAGGCTTTGCAGAATCACTAAAGATAATGAGTGTGTTATATGGTGGTAGTGTCAATGCGGACAATGCCGATAGCTTCGCTGCAGATCCTATGATTGATGGGGCATTGGTTGGCGGCGCATCATTAAAGGTAGAGAGTTTTTTGGCAATTGCCAATGCCTTTAGTCGAGCTAAAGACTAGTCAATAAAGATAAAACGTGCATTTCATGGCGGTCTCGATTATAAAATGTCCTTATCAGTTGGCAAAAGTAGGTTTAACAGTGCCCTTGCAATCGTGTACAATGCGCCTTATTTATATAATCGATTTGGCAGCATTACCCGTCAATTGCTATTCCTATTAACCGTAAGATTTATTTTCCGTTATCAGTCGTCATTACGCGGCAAAAGAGGCCACCATGTTTACGTTTATATTAGCCCTGCATATTATCGTGGCGATTGCCATGATCGGCTTGATTTTGATACAGCATGGTAAAGGGGCAGACGCTGGAGCTTCTTTTGGCGCTGGCTCGTCAGGTACGGTCTTTGGTGCGGCAGGAACAGCGAACTTTTTAACGCGTGCGACAGCAGTATTAACAGTGATATTTTTTATCACCAGTATGACGCTAGCCGTTCACGCGCGCAAACAGGCTGAAGATCAGTTCCGTTTAGATGCACCTGTGTCAGCACCACAAACGCCGCGTCCATTGACACAGAATCCTCAATAACTGTATTTTAAAGACACTTACCTTTAATAGTTGTCTTTAGTCATTGCCTTTTAATTGAGGCAGCGCTTGCTATTTTGAGACGTTAGATTTACAATGCTTTTCTGTTTTAACAGTCTGATTCTATCGATGCCTACCTTAAGCATCTATTATGATAGAGTAGATAGTAATAGTAGAGCAGTGAAAAATGCGATTGTGGTGGAATGGTAGACACGCCATCTTGAGGGGGTGGTGGCGCAAGCTGTGGGGGTTCAAGTCCCCCCAATCGCACCAAGTTTTTAAAGTTGTAACGTATTAAGTGCGGCGTTAGTAATATAGGTAAGAAATTTAGTTTAATTTATTTAAAATAAAGATTGACACTTATATAAAACCCCTCTATAATACGCACCATAGATTGATGCGGGGTGGAGCAGTCTGGTAGCTCGTCGGGCTCATAACCCGAAGGTCGTTGGTTCAAATCCAGCCCCCGCTACCACTTTTTATACTGATGTTTTGTACACTAAATTTGTCAGTAACGATTAGCCCACCATTATGTTTGTGGGTTTTTTTGTATCTGACGGTCAGTGGTATCGCGGTATCTATCCTACTTATGCTAAGCTCTAGTTCTATAGAGTGCGATATTATTCGTTATTGGTTGTCACCTGCCGCTATCGGCGCGCTGCTTCTTAAGCACACTATCCTTTATTACTCACTCCTTTATCGATAGTACTGCTTTATGAATAATAAAAGCATTGTCTGGCTGAGCTTGATGTTTTTTGTGCTCATCCCTATATAAGCGCATATCATATAAAATAATATGTTTGTGATTTAAGATAATATAATGACTGTGTCTCTTACTAATAAATAAATTTCATGAGTGAGCGACAATTACGCGGTTTACTAAGTACGATAGATACGTGAATAGGAAAAGATAAATAGATTATGAAGCTTTCAACCAAAGTTACAGAACTGACCAATATTATTGCTCCTGCCGTCGCGGCTTGCGATGTGGCATTATGGGGTATCGAGTTTGCACCGCAAGGCAATCGCTCTTTATTACGCATCTATATTGAGGCATTGCCAGAAGAGCAGGCTCAAAATAAACAAGTAACCATTGAAAACTGTGCAGCAGTGAACCATCAAGTGAGCGGTATTCTTGAGGTTCATGATCCGATTGCTGGTGAGTTTATCTTAGAAGTCTCTTCACCAGGTTTCGACCGTGCATTCTTTTCCGATGAGCAGATGCATGCCTATGTTGGTCAAACCGTCAGCTTGCGTTTGATACAAGCGATTGGTGAAGGTGATCAAAAACGTCGCAAAGCGACAGGTACTTTAGATAGTATCGATGCAAATGTCTTAAATCTGACATCAAGCGATGGTCAGCAGTTTGAGATTGCGCTGAGTAATATTGATAAAGCCAATTTGATTTATGAAGATGCCTAAGCTTTTGTACAGCTTGGTTTGATTTGAAAACTTGAAGTAACAAATCATCCATCAGCATTTTAATATCCAAACAGCTTATATAGCTTACGGTGAAAATATAATAGCAATACATAAATTATAAAATTTAAGTCAATTAAAAATGATAGGACAGGTATAGCATGAGTCGTGAAATCTTAACGGTAGTAGAAACTGTCAGTAATGAAAAGGGCTTAAATCCTGAAGATATCTTTGAAGCGATAGAAGATGCTTTGGTGGTATCTACCAAGAAAAAAGTATACACCGAAAAGCCAGAAGTGGCAGTACGGGTTGCTATCGACCGTACAACCGGCGATTATGATACTTATCGTTACTGGACAGTGGTTGCAGATGAAGACCATGAAATGCCGGCTTGTCAGCTAGCCATCAGCGATCTTGATCCAGAAGAATGGTCAATCGGTGATGTCAAAGAAGAACAGATTGAATCGATTGAGT
Proteins encoded in this region:
- a CDS encoding prepilin peptidase; this translates as MQFIELLQDNMPIALGIFGLLGLCVGSFLNVVIHRIPLMMVYSWRQECSQFMSEQADMPRGHTLPLTNIVAADQPITLSRPASRCPHCAHKIKWYENIPLISWLILRGRCSECKAAIGLRYPLVELATALLSMLVIYQFDVTAAGLSALILVWTLVALTGIDFDTQLLPDRLTFPLAGLGLAVNSQGWFVSPTQSIWGLLLGFLSLWIVVKIFYLITKKHGMGQGDFKLLAVLGAWLGPMMLPLIILLSSLLGSIVGIILMKKQGESKPFAFGPYIAIAGIVALLYGSDIVNWYLGMYTY
- a CDS encoding type II secretion system F family protein; translated protein: MAKAKTDVLLDFVYDGVNRRGQKVKGETTSRSLELAKATLRKQGISVKGIKKKPKPLYTFKKSIKPIDIAIFARQLATMMKAGVPLTQSFEIVADSLDNPSMKDLVLQIKYDIEAGGTFASALRKHPRYFDDLFCSLVDSGEQSGALETMLERVATYKEKSELLKAKIKKAMKYPIAVVVVAIIVTMILLIKVVPVFSELFGSFGADLPAFTQMVVNMSEWMQVWWFILVVIIGGAIIGFSEAKKRSKKFRDFLDRAVLKAPIFGNIAYQAVIARFSRTLSTTFAAGVPLIDALESTAGAANNVVFYNAIQQIKNDVSTGQQLQFSIRSTNLFPSLAIQMVGIGEESGSLEEMLDKVAVYYENEVDNAVDGLTSLMEPLIMAVLGVLVGGLVIAMYLPIFQMGSVVG
- the pilB gene encoding type IV-A pilus assembly ATPase PilB, which codes for MSITTSKYGGLAHQLISEGIVSEANMKIAQTESQQQQVGLVPYLVDNKLADAYHLAQMLSQAFGDPLFDLDALHVDVIPKDLVDEKIIRKFNALPLFKRGQRLFVALSDPTRVDAIDAIAFNSRLSIETIVVEEDKLKKRIESLYADAMQNFDSFSDSDLNVGFDEGEEEEGETKLSDGVEEAPVVKFVNKMLVDAIRMGASDLHFEPYEKTYRVRFRVDGVMQKMANPPVQLAGKIAARLKVMSQMDISERRVPQDGRIKLKISKDKAIDFRVSCLPTLFGEKLVLRILDPSSAMLGIEALGYEPDQKDMFLEALHKPQGMLLITGPTGSGKTVSLYTGINILNTGATNISTAEDPVEINLEGINQVNVNPKVGLTFANALKSFLRQDPDIVMVGEIRDLETAEIAIKAAQTGHMVLSTLHTNSAPETLTRLRNMGVASFNIATSVNLVIAQRLARRLCKNCKKPINIPKQSLLELGFTDADLDNPDNIIHEPVGCNECREGYKGRVGIYEVMKVSPDISRIIMEDGNAIDIKDAALKNGFRDLRRSGILKVLQGVTSIQEMMRVTSE
- the tpiA gene encoding triose-phosphate isomerase, whose translation is MQAWVIGNWKQNPATSHDVDLLLNNLLTTIDAKEQADTERSNSRCQLMVAPSCIHLAAVSARLAGSSILSAAQDVSAHSASVGAYTGDCSAQQIADAGATWTILGHSERRQYHSESHDTLLQKVTHALTQGLGVVFCIGETQAQYDDKQTLDVIDTQLSVIKEVITTQPDLISSLSDRLIIAYEPVWAIGTGKVPTVSEVSQTHQHIKQTITGFAESLKIMSVLYGGSVNADNADSFAADPMIDGALVGGASLKVESFLAIANAFSRAKD
- the secG gene encoding preprotein translocase subunit SecG, which gives rise to MFTFILALHIIVAIAMIGLILIQHGKGADAGASFGAGSSGTVFGAAGTANFLTRATAVLTVIFFITSMTLAVHARKQAEDQFRLDAPVSAPQTPRPLTQNPQ
- the rimP gene encoding ribosome maturation factor RimP, with protein sequence MKLSTKVTELTNIIAPAVAACDVALWGIEFAPQGNRSLLRIYIEALPEEQAQNKQVTIENCAAVNHQVSGILEVHDPIAGEFILEVSSPGFDRAFFSDEQMHAYVGQTVSLRLIQAIGEGDQKRRKATGTLDSIDANVLNLTSSDGQQFEIALSNIDKANLIYEDA